The genomic interval TCAAAAAAACCTTCGAAGGTGCGGGAGCCGTAGATTTCGGGATCGCGGCGGCCCTGCAGGTTGAGGTTCGGGCCGTTGAGAATCAATATTTTCATGAGTTGTCAGCTATAAAATTCGAAGTGCGGAGCACAAGAGACGCATTTCGGGAACAAAGGTAGTTATTTTCGCCGAAAAAACGGTATCTTTGCCTCACGGGCACATCAAAAAACATGACGGAATTCGGATTCATCGACCAAATACGGAGGCTTTTCGCCGCACTTCCCGACAACGGATTCGAGGGGATCGGCGACGATTGTGCCGTACTGCCGCTCACGGACGGCGAAGTGCTGGTCTTCACGTCAGACCTGCTTACCGAAGGGGTTCACTTCCTGCGTTCGGCGACCACGGCCCGGGAATTGGGCAGCAAATCCCTCGCCGTAAACCTGAGCGACGTAGCGGCGATGGGCGTGCGTCCGGTTGCGACACTGCTGTCGATCGCCCTGCCGCGGGATGCCGCGGGGAGTTGGGCGCTGGAGTTCATGGAGGGTTACCGGGCGCTCTCGGCACGCTACGGCACGCCGCTCGTCGGCGGGGACACGACGCGCTCCGAATCGGGCATCACGATCAACGTCACGGCGATCGGCCGGGGCGCGGCGACCCGTCTCAAACGTCGCCGGGACGCCCTTGCGGGGGATACGGTCTTCGTGGCCGGGGAGCTGGGGGCTTCGGGAACGGGCCTGCAGGATATTCTGGCGGGGCGCCCCGACACGCCGCTGGCGGCCGTGCACCGCAATCCGCAGCCGCAGGTCGACGAGGGGATCTGGCTCGGCGGGCGGGCGGAGGTCCATGCGATGATGGACCTTTCGGACGGCCTGGCCTCGGACCTGGGGCACATTCTCGAACTTTCGCACACGGGAGCGGAGATCGACCTGGAACGCATTCCGGTCGCCGCGGGTTCGGACCTGCGGACGGCGGCCTGCGGCGGCGAGGATTACAAACTGCTCTTCACGGCGGCCCCGGAGGGTGCCGAACGGCTTGCCGCGGAATTCCAGGCACAATTCGGCACCCCGCTCCACCCCATCGGGCGCATCACCCCGGACGGGGGTCTGACGTGGCTGCGCAACGGACGCCCCGAAGCACTCGACTGGCACGGTTTTGCCCATTATTAGACCGCCGACATGAAAAAGGCCCGCTTTCCATGCGGGTCCTTCAATCCGGAACTACTCTTCGAGGATATAGACATGCTCGTCGCGCCGCTGCATGTGGTAATGCTCGCGGGCATAGGCTTCGAGATAATCGTCGAACCGCAACTGTTCCAGCAGGGCGCTGTCGAGCGCGATTTTCTCCACATAGAAACTCCGCTCGTGCTCCAGGGCATTGATCTGCCGTTTGATCTTCACGGCATGTATGGCATTTCGCCCGATCACGAAGAGCGAAAAGACGACGATCACCGACGTGAGGACGATCCAGAATCTGCGGCCGAGCTGAATATTCATCTATGGGATATGCATGTACTTGTGGGTCTGGATGGAGATATTCCAGCGGGGATGCGCCTTGGCATACTCGACCAGCAGGGGCATGACCTGCCCGGCGACGCTCCATTCGGGCTGGAGGTAGAGCAGGCAGCGTTTCCGGACCCGGGCGGCATTCCGTTCGGCCCACTCCAGATCGGCTTCCGACTCGACGATGACCTTCAGTTCGTCGGCCCTTGCGAACGCCTCCTCCAGAGGAGGCTGCTGGCGTTTGGGCGAGAGGCACACCCAGTCGAAGACGCCGCTGAAGGGATGTGAGCCCGAAGTTTCGAGGAAGATTTCGAGCCCCCGGGCGCGGAGCTCCTCGGTCAGAACGCCCAGCGGATAAAGCAGCGGCTCGCCCCCCGTAATGACGATGGCCTGAGCGGGACAGGCCGTGGCGCGGTCGATCACGGTCTGCACGTCGGTCGGGGGATAGAGCGTCGGATTCCACGTGTACTTGGCATCGCACCAGCGGCACCCGACATCACAGCCGCCCAAACGGATAAAATAGGCGGGTTTTCCGGCATGGAATCCCTCGCCCTGAATGGTATAGAAATCCTCGACAAGGGGCAGTCTGCGCCCGCCGCCGAAGAGTGCGGGATCGATCGTGAGAGCCATTATTCCGTAACGACGTAAATATCCTTCAGGCTGCGGCCCAGCTGGTCGTAGTCGAGGCCGTATCCGACGATAAATTCGTTGCCGATCTCCATGGCTTTGTACTTGATGGGGCGCTCCTTGCGGTAGGACCCGGGTTTGAAGAAGAGCGTGCAGACCTCGATGGAGGCGGGTTTTCGGGTTTCGAGGTCACGAATCATGTGGTCGATCGACTCCCCGGTATCGACGATGTCCTCGACGATGATCACGTGTCGGCCCTCGATAGAGTTGTTCAACCCGATGAGGCTTCGGACCTGCCCGGAGGATTCGGTACCCTCGTAGGAGGCGAGTTTCACGAACGAGAGTTCGTTCTGGAACTGGATTTTCTTGATCAGGTCGCTCATGAACATGAACGAACCGTTCAGAATGCCGAGGAAAATCGGGGTCTCCTTTCCGGCGTAATCCTGATTGATCCGCCGGGCGACGGCTTCGACGGCTCGGTCGATTTCAGCGGCCGGGATCATGATTCTGAACTTTTTGTCGTGAAGTTTTATGACATCCTCCATTTGGGTTCAGGATTTTAAGCATTAAGGGAATTCGGATGTGCAAAAATAGAAAATTGCGGAGAAGAAACGAAGAAACGAAGCTGTTTTTTTACAAGATTCGGTCCGAACGGCCCTGCGTACAGGGTGGCGTTCGGACCGAACCGCAACGTACCGGCGTATCGGCACCGGCTATCCGACCGGGACTATACGAGGCCGGAGAATCCCATGAAGGCCATGGCCAGAATACCGGCGGTGATCAGGGCGATGGGGATTCCCTTGAAAGCCTTGGGGACATCCTCGAAATCGAGGCGTTCGCGGATTCCGGCGAAGAGCACCAGCGCAAGGGCGAATCCCAAGGCCGTAGCGACCGAGTAGGTCACGCTCTGCAGGAGGTTGAACTCCTTCTGGATCATGAGGATGGCCACGCCGAGCACGGCGCAGTTGGTCGTGATCAGGGGGAGGAAGATTCCGAGGGCCTGATAGAGCGACGGGGAAAGTTTCTTAAGGATGATTTCGACCATCTGGACGAGCGCCGCGATCACGAGGATGAAGACGATGGTCTGCATGTACTCGATGTGGAGCGGGACGAGGATATAGGTCTGAATGGGCCATGCGACGAGAGCCGTGAGCGCCATGACGAACGTAACGGCGGCGCCCATACCCATCGAAGTTTCGACTTTGGACGAAACGCCGAGGAAGGGGCAGATGCCGAGGAACTGGGCCAGGACGACGTTGTTGACGAAGATGGCGCCGATAA from uncultured Alistipes sp. carries:
- the thiL gene encoding thiamine-phosphate kinase, producing the protein MTEFGFIDQIRRLFAALPDNGFEGIGDDCAVLPLTDGEVLVFTSDLLTEGVHFLRSATTARELGSKSLAVNLSDVAAMGVRPVATLLSIALPRDAAGSWALEFMEGYRALSARYGTPLVGGDTTRSESGITINVTAIGRGAATRLKRRRDALAGDTVFVAGELGASGTGLQDILAGRPDTPLAAVHRNPQPQVDEGIWLGGRAEVHAMMDLSDGLASDLGHILELSHTGAEIDLERIPVAAGSDLRTAACGGEDYKLLFTAAPEGAERLAAEFQAQFGTPLHPIGRITPDGGLTWLRNGRPEALDWHGFAHY
- a CDS encoding septum formation initiator; translated protein: MNIQLGRRFWIVLTSVIVVFSLFVIGRNAIHAVKIKRQINALEHERSFYVEKIALDSALLEQLRFDDYLEAYAREHYHMQRRDEHVYILEE
- a CDS encoding 7-carboxy-7-deazaguanine synthase QueE gives rise to the protein MALTIDPALFGGGRRLPLVEDFYTIQGEGFHAGKPAYFIRLGGCDVGCRWCDAKYTWNPTLYPPTDVQTVIDRATACPAQAIVITGGEPLLYPLGVLTEELRARGLEIFLETSGSHPFSGVFDWVCLSPKRQQPPLEEAFARADELKVIVESEADLEWAERNAARVRKRCLLYLQPEWSVAGQVMPLLVEYAKAHPRWNISIQTHKYMHIP
- the hpt gene encoding hypoxanthine phosphoribosyltransferase, coding for MEDVIKLHDKKFRIMIPAAEIDRAVEAVARRINQDYAGKETPIFLGILNGSFMFMSDLIKKIQFQNELSFVKLASYEGTESSGQVRSLIGLNNSIEGRHVIIVEDIVDTGESIDHMIRDLETRKPASIEVCTLFFKPGSYRKERPIKYKAMEIGNEFIVGYGLDYDQLGRSLKDIYVVTE
- the rsxA gene encoding electron transport complex subunit RsxA produces the protein MEISYFAIIIGAIFVNNVVLAQFLGICPFLGVSSKVETSMGMGAAVTFVMALTALVAWPIQTYILVPLHIEYMQTIVFILVIAALVQMVEIILKKLSPSLYQALGIFLPLITTNCAVLGVAILMIQKEFNLLQSVTYSVATALGFALALVLFAGIRERLDFEDVPKAFKGIPIALITAGILAMAFMGFSGLV